Proteins from one Corallococcus exiguus genomic window:
- a CDS encoding FG-GAP-like repeat-containing protein, translated as MAVVCALLGTQAQAAGEPAPGSVNAQTVRLPDGPGSVRGLADSASVNVFSGQVGYGVPLDLPAGIAGFGPKLSLTYSGDLGNGPLGVGWTMPQVVLRRSVRLGVPAYTSADELELVGVGGGRLVALPDGTWRVEGQGHSVKVERDGTGYVITENGGVRYRMGVSAAGRQADGARVAAWHVEEVLHPNGQTTAFSYTQHNGQQYLADVRWGPNAAFRAEFVYGARPDPTVSYRTGFKVETAQRLTEVRVHSFGELLRAYVLGYEDTLALSRLKTVTQLGRGRVGALPTLTLTYATPQAAATAQVEPAGGWLLSNTGTALMDVDGDGLTDLVRLTSSGHQWRKGTGTGFAATRVLSGASGAQLSSSRFLDVDGDARPELVRNFSEAWQINRLQGESLGTTATKWTGTDGMPLYNDTTFFADLNGDGRVDVVRTGSESMSVRWNRATGLAASVQKPPVDGVSLLPGANTRFHDVNGDGLADVVQLSTNWFKVYLGKGDGTFVAGPLQNYPWGEGTTQANVKLADLNRDGLMDLVYVRNGYVSWYRGKAGGGTETAPTQLVPPGVDGASTVVALADLNGNGSEDVVWSGPDGMWALDLAGPTTAGMLLGIDNGLGKTVALQYQASAALAAEADGTPQAWTRRFPTSIPVPVRMTVNPGVGGPARVVEYTVRDGFWDATERRFGGFLVGGVRTVGSGPADTLYEETRYHEGTGMDRSLRGLALEVRREDGLHTLYAVATSVYESRPVQGLPDVPLLRKPALLEARTKHHEGLTTPLETLTTYAYDARVRPIEEKSFGRLDLTGDERTVQRGYASDDALMVQDVVCEETLMEADGTVRSSARMFYGDAAQVFSWTDPTQCRAGRLMRETHGLLAGEQPRWVLQSATEYDAWDNPTRRYGNGLWRAFTYDAHHLRPLTESMEPQAGRTLTWTSAWDDVLGAPQRVTSPDGVVTQMSYDSLGRPDAISVDGAPPHLRYAYDWTAPRPRTFTYVFDGDPSALAGSWTGGWSANGAWRESVSVSDGSGQSLYTATRLEAARWAVSGWRDRDTRGRTIFRSEPFYAQGALPTARPAGVVGQTLAYDAQNRLVSQWLPNGGLRTHGYKAFESTRTDTAMAPVLSRVDGQGRIIRTERQVGTALESVDAHYDAAGHILSLSLQDGVVTHAFTYDTLGRMVAAQDPDVGARTLEYDDRDRLVLQTNGANQGRTFAYDDANRLIRTVGEDATTLLYHYDEGADGTSSGHTAARLAWVEEPRGQVHFGYDAYGRRSLQRRTVDALQSEESVTYSASGLPLTQTTDGLEVPFGYDAAGRLVRAGTYWEALTLDASGLVLEERYGNGVRQVYARDAVGLVSRIQTLKSAGGALYDVTLTRNAYGAPVAVTDDDGVGLNHAATFAYDPAARLTDALLGAVKQSDGTLAAGPDTFHFSYAYDGLQNMVSRQSTGPHALALLQGSYTYGERGFGPRQLTSIGSGPNGTTLDYDGAGRMVRLGGRQMEYDGLDQLVRVTLPSVGSQPGVVEHAYGHDGVRIRTQDPTGQVQYAFSQRVLQRNGMRELLVTAGDRTMARVRYAPPTVPAGPLSGALSALPDARSLTTVVALGGVLALMGVTLASLRRRHEGPAPLVKVGAGALVLALTTSACEPALDLSRARSVPEALAAVESVLYFHSGVAAGPVLMTRQDGTVFEERRSEPFGTPVDAFRETATGASVGSADFRAEPINSLNKPTDPDTGWSDHGDRWMAPEVGLWLSPDPPVKAPQASFLAAPWDLHPYQYVRQNPVFYWDPDGWSSHQNPLATELKRPLTAGQVQIVTRSFAPFDTFGGAYLPGGYAGDGADRGFTPSPDVTAKMSLAVTIDTATGAKVFAEAWSDESEGSGLPARVFGRMSGYPLTEPLKGTARPTTRVDVTTEDGFVRLNQDMAAALPLNKFAADIDTHSYIQMFKDGNLLRLRGFMVGDAFPNAEIFIRDSANNRVMLHTFATPGGENGPYEYLGGDKRREMGSFAVQIQTNGKGEFTGVRAAGQESFMSVDDWNKQMTSSGGANTP; from the coding sequence ATGGCGGTGGTCTGCGCGCTCCTGGGCACGCAGGCGCAAGCCGCGGGGGAGCCCGCGCCGGGCTCCGTGAATGCGCAGACCGTGAGGCTGCCGGATGGACCGGGCAGCGTGCGAGGCCTGGCGGACTCCGCCAGCGTGAATGTCTTCAGCGGCCAGGTGGGCTACGGAGTGCCGCTGGACCTGCCGGCGGGCATCGCGGGCTTCGGCCCGAAGCTGTCGCTCACCTACTCCGGTGACCTGGGCAACGGTCCGCTGGGCGTGGGCTGGACGATGCCGCAGGTGGTGTTGCGCCGCTCGGTGCGGCTGGGCGTGCCGGCCTACACGAGCGCGGATGAGCTGGAGCTCGTGGGCGTGGGCGGCGGACGACTGGTGGCGCTGCCGGACGGCACCTGGCGCGTGGAGGGCCAGGGCCACTCCGTGAAGGTGGAGCGCGACGGCACGGGCTACGTCATCACCGAGAACGGCGGCGTGCGCTACCGCATGGGCGTCAGCGCCGCGGGCCGGCAGGCGGACGGCGCGCGGGTGGCGGCCTGGCACGTGGAGGAGGTGCTGCACCCCAATGGGCAGACCACCGCCTTCAGCTACACGCAGCACAACGGCCAGCAATACCTGGCGGACGTGCGCTGGGGGCCCAACGCGGCCTTCCGCGCGGAGTTCGTCTACGGGGCGCGGCCCGACCCCACGGTGAGCTACCGCACGGGTTTCAAGGTGGAGACGGCACAGCGGCTGACGGAGGTGCGGGTGCACTCCTTCGGGGAGCTGCTGCGCGCGTACGTGCTGGGCTACGAGGACACCCTGGCGCTCAGCCGGCTCAAGACAGTGACTCAGCTGGGCCGCGGGCGCGTGGGGGCGCTGCCCACGCTGACGCTCACCTACGCGACGCCGCAAGCGGCGGCCACTGCACAGGTAGAGCCCGCGGGCGGCTGGCTCCTGTCCAACACGGGCACCGCCCTGATGGACGTGGACGGTGACGGCCTGACGGACCTGGTGCGCCTGACGAGCTCCGGCCACCAGTGGCGCAAGGGCACGGGCACCGGCTTCGCCGCCACGCGGGTGCTGAGCGGGGCCTCGGGCGCGCAGCTCTCCAGCTCGCGCTTCCTCGACGTGGACGGTGACGCCCGGCCGGAGCTGGTGCGCAACTTCTCCGAGGCGTGGCAAATCAACCGGCTGCAGGGCGAGTCCCTGGGCACCACCGCCACGAAGTGGACCGGCACGGACGGGATGCCGCTCTACAACGACACCACCTTCTTCGCGGACCTCAACGGCGACGGCCGCGTGGACGTGGTGCGCACGGGCAGCGAGTCGATGTCCGTCCGCTGGAACCGCGCCACGGGCCTCGCGGCCTCCGTGCAGAAGCCTCCCGTGGACGGCGTGTCGCTGCTCCCTGGCGCGAACACGCGCTTCCACGACGTGAACGGCGACGGGCTGGCGGACGTCGTCCAGCTCAGCACCAACTGGTTCAAGGTGTACCTGGGCAAGGGCGACGGCACCTTCGTCGCGGGGCCGCTCCAGAACTACCCCTGGGGTGAGGGCACCACGCAGGCCAACGTGAAGCTGGCGGACCTCAACCGCGACGGCCTGATGGACCTGGTGTACGTGCGCAACGGGTACGTGAGCTGGTACCGGGGCAAGGCGGGCGGAGGCACGGAGACGGCGCCCACGCAGCTGGTGCCCCCGGGCGTGGACGGCGCCTCCACGGTGGTGGCGCTGGCGGACCTCAACGGCAACGGCAGCGAGGACGTGGTGTGGAGCGGCCCGGACGGGATGTGGGCGCTCGACCTGGCGGGCCCGACGACGGCGGGCATGCTGTTGGGCATCGACAACGGGCTGGGCAAGACGGTGGCCCTCCAGTACCAGGCCAGCGCGGCGCTGGCGGCGGAGGCGGACGGCACGCCCCAGGCGTGGACGCGGCGCTTTCCCACCTCCATCCCGGTGCCGGTGCGCATGACCGTGAACCCCGGCGTCGGCGGGCCCGCGCGCGTGGTGGAGTACACCGTGCGCGACGGCTTCTGGGACGCCACGGAGCGCCGCTTCGGCGGCTTCCTCGTGGGCGGCGTGCGCACCGTGGGCAGCGGCCCGGCGGACACGCTGTACGAAGAGACGCGCTACCACGAGGGCACGGGCATGGACCGCTCGCTGCGGGGCCTGGCGTTGGAGGTCCGCCGCGAGGACGGGCTGCACACGCTCTACGCCGTGGCCACGTCCGTCTACGAATCGCGCCCCGTGCAGGGCCTGCCGGACGTGCCGCTGCTGCGCAAGCCCGCGCTGCTGGAGGCGCGCACGAAGCACCATGAAGGACTGACCACGCCGCTGGAGACGCTGACGACGTATGCCTACGACGCGCGCGTGCGGCCCATCGAGGAGAAGTCCTTCGGCCGGCTGGACCTCACTGGCGACGAGCGCACCGTGCAGCGCGGCTATGCCAGCGACGACGCGCTGATGGTGCAGGACGTGGTGTGCGAGGAGACGCTGATGGAGGCGGACGGGACGGTCCGCTCGAGCGCGCGCATGTTCTACGGCGACGCGGCCCAGGTCTTCTCCTGGACGGACCCCACGCAGTGCCGCGCGGGCCGGCTGATGCGGGAGACCCACGGCCTGCTCGCCGGCGAGCAGCCGCGCTGGGTGCTCCAGTCCGCCACGGAGTACGACGCCTGGGACAACCCCACGCGCCGGTACGGCAACGGCCTGTGGCGCGCCTTCACCTACGACGCCCACCACCTGCGGCCCCTCACGGAGTCCATGGAGCCGCAAGCGGGCCGGACGCTGACGTGGACCAGCGCGTGGGACGACGTGCTGGGCGCGCCCCAGAGGGTCACCAGCCCGGACGGCGTGGTGACGCAGATGAGCTACGACAGCCTGGGCCGTCCGGACGCGATCTCCGTGGACGGCGCGCCGCCCCACCTGCGCTATGCCTACGACTGGACGGCGCCGCGCCCCAGGACCTTCACCTACGTCTTCGACGGAGACCCCTCCGCGCTCGCGGGCAGTTGGACAGGCGGCTGGAGCGCGAACGGCGCGTGGCGCGAGAGCGTCTCCGTGTCCGACGGCTCGGGCCAGTCGCTCTACACGGCCACCCGCCTGGAGGCCGCGCGCTGGGCGGTGTCCGGCTGGCGCGACCGGGACACCCGGGGCCGGACCATCTTCCGCTCGGAGCCGTTCTACGCCCAGGGCGCCCTGCCCACGGCCCGCCCGGCGGGCGTGGTGGGCCAGACGCTGGCCTATGACGCCCAGAACCGGCTGGTGAGCCAGTGGCTGCCCAACGGCGGGCTGCGCACGCACGGCTACAAGGCCTTCGAGTCCACCCGCACGGACACCGCGATGGCCCCGGTGCTGAGCCGGGTGGACGGGCAGGGCCGCATCATCCGCACCGAGCGGCAGGTGGGCACGGCGCTGGAGTCGGTGGACGCCCACTACGACGCCGCCGGCCACATCCTCTCCCTGAGCCTCCAGGACGGCGTCGTCACCCACGCCTTCACCTACGACACCCTGGGCCGCATGGTGGCCGCGCAGGACCCGGACGTCGGTGCGCGCACGCTGGAGTACGACGACCGCGACCGGCTGGTCCTCCAGACCAATGGAGCGAACCAGGGCCGCACGTTCGCGTATGACGACGCCAACCGCCTCATCCGCACCGTGGGCGAGGACGCCACGACCCTCCTCTACCACTACGACGAGGGCGCGGACGGCACGTCCTCCGGCCACACCGCCGCGCGGCTCGCCTGGGTGGAGGAGCCCCGGGGCCAGGTGCACTTCGGCTACGACGCCTACGGGCGCAGGTCGCTCCAGCGCCGCACGGTGGACGCGCTCCAATCGGAGGAGTCCGTCACCTACAGCGCTTCCGGGCTGCCCCTGACGCAGACCACGGACGGGCTGGAGGTGCCCTTCGGCTACGACGCCGCGGGCAGGCTGGTGCGCGCCGGGACGTACTGGGAAGCGCTGACGCTGGACGCGTCGGGGCTGGTCCTGGAGGAGCGCTATGGCAATGGCGTGCGCCAGGTCTACGCGCGGGACGCCGTGGGGCTCGTGTCGCGCATCCAGACGCTCAAGTCCGCGGGCGGCGCGCTGTACGACGTGACGTTGACGCGCAACGCGTACGGCGCGCCGGTGGCGGTGACGGACGACGACGGCGTGGGGCTCAACCACGCGGCGACCTTCGCGTACGACCCGGCCGCGCGGCTCACGGACGCGCTGCTGGGCGCCGTGAAGCAGTCCGACGGGACGCTCGCCGCGGGGCCCGACACCTTCCACTTCAGCTATGCCTATGACGGGCTGCAGAACATGGTGTCCCGCCAGTCCACGGGCCCGCACGCCCTGGCGCTCCTGCAGGGCAGCTATACCTACGGCGAGCGGGGCTTCGGGCCTCGTCAGCTCACGAGCATCGGCTCCGGCCCCAACGGCACCACCCTGGACTACGACGGGGCCGGCCGCATGGTGCGCCTGGGCGGGCGCCAGATGGAGTACGACGGGCTGGATCAGCTGGTGCGCGTGACGCTGCCCTCCGTGGGCAGCCAGCCCGGCGTGGTGGAGCACGCCTACGGCCACGACGGCGTGCGCATCCGGACGCAGGACCCCACGGGCCAGGTGCAGTACGCCTTCTCCCAGCGGGTGCTCCAGCGCAACGGGATGCGGGAGCTGCTGGTGACCGCGGGGGACCGGACCATGGCGCGCGTGCGCTACGCTCCGCCCACCGTGCCCGCGGGTCCGCTCAGCGGCGCGCTGTCAGCCCTGCCCGACGCGCGCTCCCTGACGACGGTGGTGGCGCTGGGCGGCGTGCTGGCGCTGATGGGGGTGACGCTCGCGTCCCTGCGGCGACGCCATGAAGGCCCCGCGCCCCTCGTGAAGGTGGGCGCCGGGGCCCTGGTCCTGGCGCTCACGACGTCCGCCTGCGAGCCGGCGCTGGACCTGTCGCGGGCGCGCTCCGTGCCGGAGGCGCTGGCCGCCGTGGAGTCCGTGCTGTACTTCCACAGCGGCGTGGCCGCCGGGCCCGTGCTGATGACCCGGCAGGACGGCACGGTCTTCGAGGAGCGGCGCAGTGAGCCCTTCGGCACGCCCGTGGACGCGTTCCGCGAGACGGCGACGGGCGCGTCCGTGGGCAGCGCGGACTTCCGCGCGGAGCCGATCAACTCGCTGAACAAGCCCACGGATCCGGACACCGGCTGGAGCGACCACGGCGACCGCTGGATGGCGCCCGAGGTGGGCCTGTGGCTCAGCCCGGATCCGCCGGTGAAGGCGCCCCAGGCGAGCTTCCTCGCCGCGCCCTGGGACCTGCATCCCTACCAGTACGTCCGGCAGAACCCCGTCTTCTACTGGGACCCGGACGGGTGGTCGTCACATCAGAACCCGCTGGCGACGGAGCTGAAGCGGCCCCTGACGGCGGGGCAGGTGCAGATTGTCACCCGCTCCTTCGCGCCGTTCGACACGTTCGGCGGTGCCTACCTCCCTGGTGGCTACGCGGGGGATGGCGCCGACCGCGGCTTCACGCCCTCGCCGGACGTCACCGCGAAGATGTCCCTTGCCGTCACGATCGACACCGCGACGGGCGCCAAGGTCTTCGCAGAGGCCTGGAGCGACGAGTCCGAGGGCTCCGGCCTCCCCGCCCGCGTCTTCGGGCGGATGTCCGGCTATCCGCTGACGGAGCCCCTGAAGGGCACCGCGCGCCCCACGACGCGCGTGGACGTGACCACCGAGGATGGCTTCGTCCGGCTGAACCAGGACATGGCGGCGGCGCTGCCTCTGAACAAGTTCGCGGCGGACATCGACACGCACAGCTACATCCAGATGTTCAAGGATGGAAACCTGTTGAGGCTTCGCGGCTTCATGGTGGGTGACGCCTTCCCGAACGCGGAGATATTCATCCGTGACTCCGCCAACAACCGGGTCATGCTCCACACGTTCGCCACGCCGGGAGGGGAGAACGGTCCCTACGAGTACCTGGGCGGAGACAAGCGTAGGGAAATGGGAAGCTTCGCAGTGCAGATCCAGACCAATGGCAAGGGTGAATTCACGGGTGTAAGGGCGGCCGGTCAGGAGTCCTTCATGTCCGTGGACGACTGGAACAAGCAGATGACCTCGTCCGGGGGAGCGAACACACCATGA